One window of Nostoc sp. C052 genomic DNA carries:
- a CDS encoding co-chaperone YbbN, with product MVLSVSERTFTQEVLESPIPVLVNFEAPWCGLCRIIHPLLLQFQAQCGEEIKLVGVNADQNFKLSTTYRLKSLPTLLLIENGTVRHRLECFRGREDLRLALEEIKASYSNCPKIYTSSKAVDLERRSA from the coding sequence ATGGTGTTGTCGGTTAGTGAGCGGACATTTACTCAAGAAGTTTTAGAATCTCCTATTCCTGTTTTAGTTAATTTTGAAGCACCCTGGTGTGGATTGTGTCGGATTATACACCCATTGTTGTTGCAATTTCAAGCCCAATGTGGGGAAGAAATCAAATTAGTTGGGGTTAACGCCGATCAAAATTTTAAATTGTCTACTACTTATAGGCTAAAATCACTACCTACTTTACTATTGATTGAAAATGGCACTGTTCGCCATCGCTTGGAATGCTTTCGCGGCAGAGAAGATTTACGTCTAGCTTTAGAAGAGATTAAAGCCAGCTACAGCAATTGCCCGAAAATCTACACTAGTTCCAAAGCAGTAGATTTAGAACGTCGATCAGCCTGA
- a CDS encoding NAD(P)H-quinone oxidoreductase subunit 5: MEVIYQYAWLIPVFPLFGAMLVGLGLISLNQVTNRLRQLNAVVIISMMAAAMGLSFALLWSQIQGHAPYLRTFEWAAAGNFHLSMGYTIDHLTALMLVIVTTVACLVMLYTDGYMAHDPGYVRFYAYLSLFGSSMLGLVVSPNLVQIYIFWELVGMCSYLLVGFWYDRKSAADAAQKAFVTNRVGDFGLLLGILGLFWATGSFDFNIMGDRLAQLVESGSISNFLAVLFAILVFLGPVAKSAQFPLHVWLPDAMEGPTPISALIHAATMVAAGVFLIARMYPVFEDVPAAMNVIAFTGAFTAFLGATIAITQNDIKKGLAYSTISQLGYMVMAMGIGSYSAGLFHLMTHAYFKAMLFLGSGSVIHGMEGVVGHDPALAQDMRLMGGLRKYMPVTSITFLIGCLAISGIPPFAGFWSKDEILGKAFEANPLLWFIGWLTAGITAFYMFRMYFSTFEGKFRGTDEKIKQKLKKAAATIVLELESEELAPNFGPGAMKKGELAATGEHHDSHDSHGHHSDSPHESPWTMTLPLALLAVPSILIGLVGTPYANYFEEFIFPPSETLSEVIEKAAEFNPTEFYIMAGASVGISLVAITLASLMYLQGKIDPAAIAAKVKPLYELSLNKWYFDDIYHRVFVLGLRRLARQVMEVDFRVVDGAVNLTGFFTLVSGEGLKYLENGRAQFYALIVFGAVLGLVIVFGVT, translated from the coding sequence ATGGAAGTAATCTATCAGTATGCCTGGCTGATTCCAGTGTTCCCGCTTTTTGGGGCAATGCTGGTCGGTCTAGGGTTAATCTCGTTGAATCAGGTGACAAACCGCCTACGGCAGCTTAACGCTGTGGTGATTATCTCCATGATGGCAGCAGCTATGGGGCTGTCGTTTGCCTTGTTGTGGAGTCAAATTCAAGGACACGCGCCTTATCTCCGCACCTTTGAGTGGGCAGCAGCAGGTAATTTTCACCTGAGCATGGGCTACACTATTGACCACCTGACAGCCCTAATGCTGGTGATTGTCACAACGGTAGCCTGTTTAGTCATGCTTTACACCGATGGCTACATGGCTCACGATCCCGGTTACGTGAGGTTTTACGCCTATCTCAGTTTGTTTGGCTCCTCAATGTTAGGTCTGGTGGTCAGCCCCAACCTAGTACAGATTTATATATTCTGGGAACTTGTGGGGATGTGTTCTTACTTGCTGGTCGGCTTTTGGTACGATCGCAAGTCAGCAGCCGATGCCGCGCAAAAAGCCTTTGTAACCAACCGCGTCGGCGACTTTGGTCTGTTACTCGGTATTTTGGGGCTATTTTGGGCAACAGGAAGCTTTGATTTTAATATCATGGGCGATCGCCTCGCCCAACTCGTAGAATCAGGTTCGATCAGCAATTTTCTCGCTGTCCTGTTTGCGATTTTAGTTTTCTTAGGGCCAGTTGCAAAATCAGCCCAATTTCCCCTCCATGTCTGGCTACCAGACGCAATGGAAGGCCCCACTCCCATTTCTGCCTTAATTCACGCAGCAACGATGGTGGCGGCGGGTGTTTTCCTCATTGCTCGGATGTACCCAGTATTTGAAGACGTTCCAGCCGCAATGAATGTCATTGCCTTTACTGGGGCGTTTACGGCGTTTTTGGGGGCAACCATTGCCATTACCCAAAACGACATCAAAAAGGGCTTGGCTTACTCCACCATTTCCCAACTGGGTTACATGGTGATGGCAATGGGCATAGGTTCCTACAGTGCTGGATTATTCCACCTGATGACCCACGCCTATTTCAAGGCGATGCTGTTCTTGGGTTCAGGTTCCGTAATTCATGGTATGGAAGGTGTCGTTGGACACGACCCCGCCTTAGCCCAAGACATGCGCTTGATGGGTGGACTGCGAAAGTATATGCCTGTCACGTCAATTACCTTTTTGATTGGTTGCTTGGCAATTTCTGGGATTCCCCCCTTTGCTGGGTTCTGGTCAAAAGATGAAATTCTAGGGAAGGCTTTTGAAGCTAATCCACTCCTCTGGTTCATCGGCTGGCTAACAGCCGGTATTACTGCTTTCTATATGTTTAGAATGTATTTCTCGACATTTGAAGGCAAATTCCGGGGTACTGACGAGAAAATCAAGCAAAAACTTAAAAAGGCGGCGGCGACAATTGTCCTGGAATTAGAGTCAGAAGAACTAGCGCCGAATTTTGGGCCTGGGGCGATGAAGAAAGGAGAATTGGCTGCCACTGGTGAGCATCATGATTCCCATGACTCCCACGGGCATCACAGCGACTCCCCCCACGAATCGCCGTGGACGATGACCCTGCCGTTGGCACTGTTAGCTGTGCCTTCGATTTTGATTGGTTTGGTGGGAACTCCTTATGCCAATTATTTTGAAGAGTTTATCTTTCCTCCTAGTGAAACCCTCTCCGAAGTTATAGAAAAGGCTGCCGAGTTCAATCCGACGGAATTCTACATTATGGCGGGTGCCTCAGTGGGAATTTCCTTAGTTGCGATTACCTTAGCCTCGCTGATGTATTTGCAAGGGAAAATTGACCCGGCGGCGATCGCTGCTAAAGTCAAACCACTTTACGAGTTATCCCTCAACAAGTGGTACTTTGATGACATTTACCATCGGGTTTTTGTCCTCGGCTTGCGTCGCCTAGCTAGACAAGTTATGGAAGTTGACTTCCGCGTTGTCGATGGTGCTGTTAACCTCACAGGCTTTTTTACTCTTGTTAGCGGTGAAGGTCTGAAGTACCTAGAAAACGGTCGCGCTCAATTCTATGCCTTGATTGTGTTTGGGGCGGTTTTGGGCTTAGTGATTGTTTTTGGTGTTACCTGA
- a CDS encoding translocation/assembly module TamB translates to MIKSPNQDCHSPYPNRKRMWLLVLSRGSIALGGLLLLGVIVGIWRLWTFVQTELTPLAQQSLTTTLNRPINLGKVTQFSLTGVQFGASAIPATSTDPDRATVESVEVGFDLPQLIFNRHLKLDVTLVNPDIYIQQDDQGRWVSTTIASSGEGGPIKTDLDNLRFRNAKLALMPQERAEEAGSRGQGAGSREQGAGGAGGAGVGISSTSPLSPVTFSQLNGSAQLLANNQLIRFEVGGQADSGGSISIQGETRSRVLAGNFQVHAQDLLAADITRLIKLPVNLQAGRANGDLLVRLTPGQQTLLFGNAAVQGVTLQIPKVPQLLSNSQGNLHFQGTELQLNNVTSNYGKIPLVATGIIDTQAGFNLAARVNAVSLANAQETLKIKLPVPIAGQVQADLQITGSTKEPILSGSVGTIQTARIDKVDFNSISSKFELVTSSSLITLKDIQGKAKVGGDITGAGTIQLGKSPRLDLNFAAKNVPGDAIAKVYETTPAFQIGNVSATAELTGAPTNVQTVVQFQAPNGTYPGTGEVAISPNRTVSFRNVALNVSGGTVRATGSYANERWQAVTVASGVKLEPFVNKSQLQNVSLAAAQFNGRLLLSGSTAPFKIATVRSDGAGVQIGGGTVAISNIQLQDQSFSAQLVANDVRLGQILKQSPPALNNPLGGTFQIAGNRENFSLKTLIGSGEGRLAIGGGTVIAKNIQVANGVYQAQVQAKNVPVQKLAAVPKQFQGALTGQVNVAGSVESFQPQTIQATGQAQINVGSGTITASNIQVDNGVYQAQVQAKNVPLQKLAAVPKEFQGALTGQANVAGSVESFQPQTIQATGQAQINVGSGTITASNIQVANGVYQAQVQAKNVPLQKLAAVPPQFRGVLTGQANVAGSVESFQPHTIQASGQGRLDVAGGTIAASNIQVANGRYQAVVNASGVELNRLNQQLRGQFGGQLQLVGTLGSSKLADVRAAGQVQLSQGIPGLEQPLSAAIAWSGERLTIEQATAAGLSVTGNILANAKQAGIPEITALNLKVQAQNYNLKQLPINLPNQVAVAGRVDFNGQITGKLPLPNVVGQINLRDLVVQDIAFEPLLTGNIDSAQGRGLSLNLAGNSDRLSFNLDANNRPKSFLVKWQQASATGNIQGNDWALKVANFPLQILNLTPPAITRLGAGKIAGLLTGDLLFNQQTLATTGNLAIANPQIGRLKGDRIAAQFRYSNGKATLASSEFVKGSSSYALVGTVNQTPKGPQLQGKLNVKQGQIQDVVAVAKVFDLQNLPGGSAAIYGTAADLTTTPQGAPNQPLLTQIQRFSEIEALVAEKEQQRLDSTPIPDLADLKGTFNGEVAVNTATANGLSVEFNLNGQDFAWGKKEERNRFYTADKVIAEGNFENGVLSLRPLRLESQNRLIAFTGNVGGDEQSGQLRVNNFPVQVLNNFVKLPVGITGNLNATAALAGSIANPQSRGELQITEGMLNQSKIESATASFSYANGRLNFGSTVAVAGPKPVDITGSIPYKLPFASVAPDSEQISLDMKLENEGLALLNALTNQVVFEKGEGEVDLKVRGTLQKPQVDGIATVNNATFSAQALPGKLRRVTGRVLFNFDRISVENLQGRFSRGKVEAAGEISIFNNENVTINNPLTVNLDQLALNLKGLYQGGASGNLQITGSALNPMIGGKVNLFDGQVLLAESTDATTSANNSSLGVSPTKADKQSKPEIGNGTGNANARFNNLDLELGKNVQITRAPILSFRATGNLIVNGSINQPIPDGTIQLEQGGVNLFTTQFNLARGYKHTATFSPSQPRDPNLDIRLFAKVLDVTQSNDFGRVNATGLSALESVRVEATINGLASKLNENLELTSSPSRSQTEIVALLGGGFVDTQGRADSTLGLINIAGSAVFNNFQSAFNQIGSTFGLSELRIFPTVISENPEAGRSNSTLELAAEAGVDISSKISVSSIKILTTNDPFQWGVNYRINDQFRVRASTNLTDDSRAVVEYQNRF, encoded by the coding sequence ATGATTAAATCTCCCAATCAAGATTGTCACTCCCCTTACCCTAACCGCAAGCGTATGTGGTTGCTGGTGTTGAGTCGGGGTAGCATTGCCTTGGGCGGACTTTTACTGTTAGGAGTTATTGTCGGTATTTGGCGGTTGTGGACTTTTGTCCAAACAGAGTTAACACCCTTGGCACAACAAAGTCTCACGACTACACTCAATCGTCCGATAAACCTGGGAAAAGTCACACAATTTTCGTTGACGGGAGTGCAGTTTGGGGCTTCCGCTATCCCTGCGACAAGCACAGATCCAGACCGGGCCACAGTGGAATCTGTGGAGGTGGGTTTTGACCTGCCACAACTAATTTTTAACCGCCACCTGAAGCTAGATGTCACCTTAGTCAACCCAGATATTTATATTCAACAGGATGACCAAGGGCGCTGGGTTTCCACTACTATCGCATCGTCAGGTGAAGGCGGCCCGATTAAAACCGATTTGGACAACCTGCGGTTTCGCAATGCGAAGCTGGCATTGATGCCGCAGGAGAGGGCAGAGGAAGCAGGGAGCAGGGGGCAAGGGGCAGGGAGCAGGGAGCAGGGAGCAGGGGGAGCAGGGGGAGCAGGGGTAGGAATATCTTCCACGTCTCCCTTATCCCCCGTAACATTTTCTCAACTGAACGGATCTGCCCAACTTTTAGCTAATAACCAGTTGATCCGGTTTGAAGTTGGGGGTCAAGCAGATAGTGGTGGCAGTATTTCTATTCAGGGAGAGACGCGTTCCAGGGTGCTAGCAGGGAACTTCCAGGTGCATGCACAAGATTTGCTAGCTGCGGATATTACTCGGTTGATTAAGTTACCGGTGAACTTACAAGCGGGTCGAGCCAATGGCGACTTGCTGGTTCGGTTGACGCCAGGACAGCAAACTTTGTTGTTTGGCAATGCTGCTGTACAAGGGGTAACACTTCAAATACCCAAAGTCCCGCAATTGTTGAGCAATAGTCAAGGAAACCTCCACTTTCAAGGAACGGAGTTGCAGTTAAATAATGTTACTAGCAACTACGGCAAAATTCCCCTAGTGGCTACGGGAATCATCGACACTCAAGCAGGCTTTAACTTGGCAGCCCGTGTAAATGCGGTAAGTTTGGCAAATGCCCAGGAGACTCTCAAAATAAAACTACCTGTGCCGATCGCTGGACAAGTACAAGCAGACTTACAAATTACCGGATCAACTAAAGAGCCAATTCTCTCTGGCTCAGTTGGCACAATTCAAACTGCTCGGATTGATAAAGTTGATTTTAATAGTATCAGTAGTAAGTTTGAGCTTGTTACTAGTTCCTCTTTAATTACCCTGAAAGATATTCAAGGTAAAGCTAAAGTTGGTGGCGACATTACGGGCGCTGGCACAATTCAACTTGGTAAAAGCCCACGACTGGATTTAAATTTCGCGGCCAAAAATGTTCCAGGGGATGCGATCGCAAAAGTTTATGAAACAACACCCGCTTTTCAAATCGGTAATGTCTCAGCTACAGCCGAACTAACTGGCGCTCCCACCAATGTCCAAACTGTGGTACAGTTTCAGGCTCCTAACGGAACTTACCCCGGAACTGGTGAAGTTGCGATTTCCCCAAATCGCACCGTCTCTTTCCGTAATGTGGCTCTAAATGTCAGTGGTGGAACAGTCCGGGCAACCGGTAGTTATGCCAATGAGCGTTGGCAAGCTGTGACGGTTGCCTCTGGGGTGAAATTGGAACCCTTTGTAAACAAAAGTCAACTCCAAAATGTCTCTTTGGCAGCAGCACAGTTTAATGGTCGTCTTCTCCTCTCAGGAAGCACAGCACCATTTAAAATTGCCACAGTTCGCAGTGATGGAGCAGGAGTTCAAATTGGTGGCGGTACAGTTGCAATTTCTAATATCCAACTGCAAGACCAAAGCTTTTCTGCTCAACTTGTAGCTAATGATGTGCGGCTGGGACAAATATTGAAACAGTCTCCCCCAGCTTTAAATAATCCTTTGGGTGGAACTTTCCAAATCGCAGGTAACAGAGAGAATTTCAGCCTCAAAACCCTCATTGGCAGTGGTGAAGGCCGCCTTGCTATTGGCGGTGGAACGGTTATAGCCAAAAATATCCAAGTAGCTAATGGTGTTTATCAGGCACAAGTTCAGGCTAAGAATGTGCCTGTGCAGAAGTTGGCAGCAGTACCAAAGCAATTCCAGGGAGCGTTAACTGGTCAAGTAAACGTGGCGGGTTCTGTTGAGTCCTTCCAACCGCAAACTATTCAAGCCACTGGTCAGGCGCAGATAAATGTTGGAAGTGGAACGATTACAGCCTCTAATATTCAAGTAGATAATGGTGTTTATCAGGCGCAAGTTCAGGCTAAAAATGTACCGTTACAGAAGTTGGCAGCAGTACCAAAGGAATTCCAGGGAGCGTTAACTGGTCAAGCAAACGTGGCGGGTTCTGTTGAGTCCTTCCAACCGCAAACTATTCAAGCCACTGGTCAGGCGCAGATAAATGTTGGAAGTGGAACGATTACAGCCTCTAATATTCAAGTAGCTAATGGTGTTTATCAGGCGCAAGTTCAGGCTAAAAATGTACCGTTGCAGAAGTTGGCAGCAGTACCACCGCAGTTTCGAGGAGTGTTAACTGGTCAAGCAAACGTGGCGGGTTCTGTTGAATCTTTTCAACCACACACTATTCAAGCCAGCGGTCAGGGACGCCTGGATGTTGCAGGTGGAACGATCGCAGCCTCTAATATTCAAGTGGCTAATGGTCGCTATCAAGCTGTCGTTAATGCTTCTGGTGTGGAATTAAATCGGTTAAATCAGCAATTACGGGGTCAGTTTGGCGGTCAGTTGCAATTAGTTGGCACGCTAGGATCTTCCAAATTAGCTGATGTGCGTGCCGCTGGACAGGTGCAATTATCCCAAGGTATTCCTGGTCTAGAGCAACCCTTGAGTGCTGCGATCGCTTGGAGTGGTGAAAGGCTGACCATTGAGCAAGCAACTGCTGCCGGTTTAAGTGTGACTGGTAACATATTAGCCAATGCTAAACAGGCAGGCATACCGGAAATTACTGCCCTAAATCTCAAAGTCCAGGCGCAGAATTACAACTTAAAACAGTTACCAATCAATCTTCCTAATCAGGTTGCTGTGGCGGGGAGAGTAGATTTTAATGGTCAAATCACTGGTAAATTACCCTTGCCAAATGTGGTAGGGCAAATTAACTTACGAGACTTGGTTGTTCAAGATATTGCCTTTGAGCCATTGTTAACTGGAAACATCGATTCCGCACAGGGACGCGGTTTGAGTTTAAACTTGGCAGGAAATAGCGATCGCTTGTCCTTCAATTTAGATGCCAATAATCGCCCGAAATCTTTCTTAGTCAAATGGCAGCAAGCATCAGCCACAGGTAATATTCAAGGGAATGATTGGGCACTGAAAGTTGCAAATTTCCCCTTACAAATATTGAATTTGACTCCGCCAGCAATTACTCGATTGGGTGCTGGTAAGATCGCTGGATTGTTGACTGGGGATTTGCTATTTAATCAGCAGACATTGGCAACAACGGGGAATTTAGCGATCGCTAATCCGCAAATTGGCCGGCTTAAAGGCGATCGAATAGCAGCTCAATTCCGCTACAGTAATGGTAAAGCCACACTCGCAAGTAGCGAATTTGTCAAAGGTAGCAGTAGCTACGCCCTTGTCGGCACTGTTAATCAAACTCCGAAAGGCCCTCAACTACAAGGTAAACTGAACGTCAAGCAGGGTCAAATCCAAGATGTTGTCGCTGTAGCCAAAGTATTTGATTTACAAAATTTGCCAGGTGGTTCAGCAGCAATCTACGGCACAGCAGCAGATCTAACCACCACCCCTCAAGGAGCGCCAAATCAACCCTTATTAACCCAAATCCAACGGTTTTCTGAAATTGAAGCTTTGGTAGCAGAAAAGGAACAACAACGACTTGATTCCACTCCCATACCAGATTTGGCAGACTTAAAAGGGACTTTCAACGGTGAAGTTGCTGTAAATACAGCTACAGCCAATGGATTATCAGTGGAATTTAATTTGAATGGACAAGACTTTGCCTGGGGTAAAAAGGAAGAACGAAATCGTTTTTATACTGCCGACAAAGTGATTGCTGAAGGCAACTTTGAAAACGGTGTATTGAGTTTGCGACCATTACGCCTCGAATCCCAAAACAGGCTAATTGCCTTCACGGGTAACGTTGGCGGTGATGAACAATCTGGTCAGCTGCGGGTGAATAATTTTCCGGTACAAGTACTGAATAATTTTGTCAAACTGCCAGTTGGAATCACAGGTAATCTTAACGCTACAGCAGCTTTAGCAGGCAGTATTGCCAATCCCCAATCTAGAGGGGAATTGCAAATCACAGAAGGAATGCTGAATCAGAGCAAAATAGAGTCAGCAACAGCAAGTTTCAGCTATGCCAACGGACGCTTAAACTTTGGTAGTACTGTAGCAGTTGCCGGGCCAAAGCCTGTTGATATTACTGGCAGCATACCTTATAAATTGCCTTTTGCTTCTGTTGCACCAGACAGTGAGCAAATCAGTTTGGATATGAAGTTAGAAAATGAGGGATTGGCATTGTTAAACGCATTGACTAATCAAGTGGTATTTGAGAAAGGTGAAGGAGAAGTAGACCTCAAGGTGCGGGGAACATTGCAAAAACCCCAAGTAGATGGAATTGCTACTGTCAATAATGCTACTTTTTCAGCCCAGGCTTTGCCAGGTAAGCTGAGACGTGTCACGGGTAGAGTACTGTTTAATTTTGACCGCATCTCAGTAGAAAATCTTCAGGGTAGATTTAGCCGTGGGAAGGTAGAAGCTGCTGGAGAAATTTCCATTTTCAACAATGAAAACGTGACTATTAATAATCCCCTGACTGTTAACCTCGATCAGCTAGCGTTGAATCTCAAAGGACTCTACCAGGGAGGCGCTAGCGGCAATTTGCAGATTACTGGTTCTGCCCTTAACCCCATGATTGGCGGTAAAGTAAATTTATTTGATGGTCAGGTATTGCTAGCAGAATCTACCGACGCCACAACATCTGCAAATAACAGTAGTCTTGGTGTATCACCCACAAAAGCCGATAAGCAAAGCAAACCTGAAATTGGGAATGGGACGGGAAATGCGAACGCCAGATTTAATAATCTAGATTTGGAACTAGGTAAAAACGTCCAAATTACCCGTGCCCCTATTCTCAGCTTCCGCGCCACTGGTAATCTCATAGTTAACGGCTCAATCAATCAACCAATACCCGATGGTACTATCCAGTTAGAACAAGGTGGAGTAAATTTATTTACTACCCAATTTAATCTTGCTCGTGGCTATAAACATACCGCAACATTTAGTCCATCTCAACCCCGTGATCCCAACTTAGATATTCGGCTATTTGCCAAAGTACTGGATGTAACTCAAAGTAATGATTTCGGACGAGTAAATGCCACAGGTTTATCAGCCTTAGAGAGTGTTCGAGTCGAAGCCACTATCAACGGTTTAGCGAGCAAACTGAATGAGAATTTAGAATTAACAAGTAGTCCATCACGCAGTCAAACCGAAATTGTTGCTCTTTTAGGAGGTGGGTTTGTAGACACCCAAGGACGTGCAGACAGTACTTTGGGTCTGATTAACATCGCAGGTTCGGCTGTATTCAACAATTTTCAGTCAGCCTTTAACCAAATTGGAAGTACCTTTGGCTTAAGTGAATTGCGGATATTTCCTACCGTTATTTCTGAGAATCCCGAAGCAGGAAGAAGTAATTCAACTTTGGAATTAGCAGCTGAGGCCGGGGTTGATATTTCTTCTAAGATATCTGTTTCTAGCATCAAAATTTTGACCACAAATGACCCATTCCAATGGGGTGTTAATTACCGAATAAACGACCAATTTCGTGTTCGTGCTTCCACTAACTTAACCGATGACAGTCGTGCAGTCGTCGAATATCAGAATCGGTTTTAA
- a CDS encoding ABC transporter ATP-binding protein: protein MPLELQNLTGGYALVPIVQDINLTLQTGEWLSLVGANGSGKSTLLKLLSRILSPQHGTVLLDGKAIHSQPPNLVAQKLALLPQQQTVSVGLTVRQLVSLGRTPHQSWWQWELNAQDWVKVEAAIKKTQLEKLSDRLVEQLSGGERQRAFLALALAQEPKVLLLDEPTTFLDINYQLQLLELLKELNQQQELTIVTVLHELNLAARYSSRIALLKQGHIWEVGTPEEVLTPNAIAQVFGVESVIIHTPVGLQVCAISAV, encoded by the coding sequence ATGCCACTTGAACTACAAAATCTCACAGGCGGTTACGCCTTAGTGCCAATTGTCCAAGACATTAACCTCACTCTGCAAACAGGAGAATGGTTGAGTTTAGTTGGTGCTAATGGCTCAGGTAAATCTACTTTACTCAAATTACTGAGCCGTATTCTCTCGCCACAACATGGAACAGTGTTACTGGATGGTAAAGCAATTCACTCTCAACCTCCAAATTTAGTTGCACAGAAGCTAGCATTATTACCGCAACAACAAACAGTTTCCGTTGGCTTAACAGTGCGACAATTAGTAAGTTTAGGACGCACGCCACATCAATCTTGGTGGCAATGGGAATTAAATGCCCAAGATTGGGTAAAAGTTGAAGCTGCAATTAAAAAGACGCAATTAGAAAAATTAAGCGATCGCTTAGTCGAACAACTTTCAGGTGGTGAAAGACAACGGGCTTTTTTAGCTCTAGCACTGGCGCAAGAACCTAAAGTTCTATTATTAGATGAACCGACAACTTTTTTAGATATCAACTATCAATTGCAACTATTGGAACTGCTCAAAGAACTGAATCAGCAGCAGGAATTAACTATTGTCACAGTTTTACACGAATTGAATTTAGCAGCTCGGTATAGTTCACGCATTGCATTATTAAAACAGGGTCATATTTGGGAAGTTGGGACACCTGAAGAAGTTCTGACACCAAATGCGATCGCACAAGTCTTCGGTGTAGAATCAGTAATTATTCACACACCTGTCGGATTACAAGTTTGTGCTATTTCTGCTGTTTAA
- a CDS encoding GIY-YIG nuclease family protein, which yields METQHNPPIEHQNVPINHRGLHEFLYSSEDEHAAVEVSITPELANNGTEIIDLEAWSAATQNAKIAGVYAVLDAERRSQYIGYSRNVLLSLNSHLRQNGKEKCAFVRVQSFKFPKRQEMEDLRDSWIAALASTPPGNASESGMWASTVGEATKAVMSEAERQAYEDKKLKLRKAMADTTLSKELETTDASQAERQRQLEGAVKNDDWSVIIDAQTQETKF from the coding sequence ATGGAAACTCAACACAATCCACCAATTGAACATCAAAATGTCCCCATAAACCACCGTGGACTACATGAATTTTTGTACAGTTCTGAAGACGAACACGCTGCCGTTGAGGTGAGTATAACTCCTGAACTGGCAAACAATGGTACTGAAATCATTGACCTTGAAGCTTGGAGTGCAGCTACTCAGAACGCAAAAATTGCTGGTGTTTACGCAGTATTGGACGCAGAACGCCGCAGCCAGTACATTGGCTATTCTCGAAATGTGTTGCTTTCCCTCAACAGTCATCTTCGCCAAAATGGTAAGGAAAAGTGTGCTTTTGTGCGTGTGCAATCATTCAAGTTCCCCAAGCGTCAAGAAATGGAAGATTTGCGAGATTCCTGGATAGCAGCACTCGCAAGTACGCCACCTGGTAATGCTTCCGAAAGTGGAATGTGGGCTAGTACAGTAGGCGAAGCGACTAAGGCGGTAATGTCGGAGGCGGAACGTCAAGCCTATGAGGATAAAAAGCTAAAATTGCGGAAAGCAATGGCTGATACAACCCTTTCTAAAGAGTTAGAAACAACAGATGCAAGTCAAGCCGAACGTCAGCGTCAACTTGAAGGTGCTGTGAAAAACGATGACTGGAGTGTAATTATCGACGCACAAACACAAGAAACCAAGTTTTAG
- a CDS encoding carbohydrate ABC transporter permease has product MNQLIPKNWMFIKQRLTPYLFLLPALIILGLTVFWPALQAFYLSFTSYEDIAQPPQWIGFANFLKLWKDAVFWKTLENTFLYLVGVVPILVIAPLVLAILVNQKLRGMNWFRAAYYTPVVISMVVAGIAWKWLYAENGLLNQLFKALGIFPEGIPWLTSPAKIFGIVPISLASVMAVTVWKGLGYYMVIYLAGLQSIPADVYEAAAIDGSDGISKHWDITIPLMKPYLALVAVISAISATKVFEEVYIMTQGGPLNSSKTIVYYLYEQAFNNLEISYACTIGLVLFLIILGLSILRLVINQQGDDNITI; this is encoded by the coding sequence ATGAATCAATTAATACCTAAGAATTGGATGTTCATCAAACAGCGTCTAACGCCTTATTTATTTTTACTACCTGCCTTGATTATTTTAGGGTTAACTGTCTTTTGGCCTGCATTGCAAGCGTTTTACCTCAGCTTTACCAGCTATGAAGATATTGCCCAGCCGCCACAATGGATAGGTTTCGCCAACTTCCTCAAGCTTTGGAAGGATGCAGTTTTTTGGAAAACCTTGGAAAACACTTTTTTATATCTTGTGGGCGTAGTACCAATTTTAGTAATTGCTCCCTTAGTGCTAGCAATTTTGGTAAATCAAAAACTGCGGGGGATGAATTGGTTTAGAGCAGCATACTATACCCCAGTGGTAATTTCAATGGTGGTTGCGGGAATAGCTTGGAAATGGCTGTATGCAGAAAACGGATTACTTAATCAGTTATTTAAAGCTTTAGGTATTTTTCCAGAAGGTATCCCTTGGCTAACTAGCCCAGCAAAAATTTTTGGCATCGTACCAATTTCTCTCGCCAGCGTGATGGCTGTCACCGTTTGGAAGGGATTAGGCTACTATATGGTGATTTATTTAGCGGGGTTGCAATCAATTCCTGCTGATGTTTACGAAGCTGCTGCGATCGATGGCTCTGATGGTATCAGCAAACATTGGGATATTACCATACCTTTGATGAAGCCGTATTTAGCACTAGTGGCGGTGATTTCGGCTATTTCTGCGACCAAAGTGTTTGAAGAAGTCTACATTATGACTCAAGGAGGGCCACTCAATAGCTCGAAAACTATTGTTTATTATCTATATGAGCAAGCCTTCAACAACTTGGAAATTAGCTATGCTTGCACCATTGGGTTAGTGCTATTTTTGATAATTTTAGGGTTATCGATTTTGCGATTAGTTATTAATCAGCAAGGGGATGATAATATCACAATCTGA